A stretch of the Mycobacteroides immunogenum genome encodes the following:
- the uvrC gene encoding excinuclease ABC subunit UvrC: MPDPSTYRPAPGSIPVEPGVYRFRDPHGRVIYVGKAKSLRSRLTSYFADVTSLHPRTRQMVTTAGSVEWTVVGTEVEALQLEYNWIKEFDPRFNVRYRDDKSYPVLAVTLNEEYPRLFVYRGPRRKGVRYFGPYSHAWAIRETLDLLTRVFPARTCSNGVFKRHKQIDRPCLLGYIDKCSAPCIGRVSAEEHREIVLDFCDFLSGKTDRLARDMEREMNQAAQELNFERAARLRDNISALQRALERQTVVFGDGTDADVVAFADDELEAAVQVFHVRGGRVRGQRGWIVEKTGDPGDSDLQGLVEQFLTQFYGDQADLAHAVGADTGVVPVPREVLVPVLPRDAEGMTSWLTGLRGSRVSLRVPQRGDKKALAETVERNAKEALAQHKLKRAGDLTTRSAALQELQDALGLEQAPLRIECIDISHVQGTDVVASLVVFEDGLSRRSDYRHYSIKEAAGDGRSDDVASIAEVTRRRFARHVQDQQAVTEYAAEGHSRKFAYPPNLFVVDGGAPQVNAAAAELSELGVTDVAVIGLAKRLEEVWVPGEVDPVILPRTSEALYLLQRVRDEAHRFAITFHRSKRSRRMTASVLDGIPGLGETRRAALVSHFGSVAQLKKASVEEITAVPGIGAATAVAVREALAGTDSSAPTSGATEAALPAMVENGVDDTPSL, encoded by the coding sequence GTGCCCGATCCCTCGACCTATCGACCGGCTCCCGGCTCGATACCCGTCGAGCCGGGTGTCTACCGATTCCGCGATCCGCACGGCCGGGTCATCTACGTCGGCAAGGCCAAGAGTCTTCGTAGCCGGCTGACCTCGTACTTCGCCGATGTGACGAGTCTGCATCCGCGCACCCGGCAAATGGTCACCACCGCAGGCAGTGTGGAGTGGACCGTGGTGGGCACCGAAGTCGAGGCCCTGCAGCTCGAGTACAACTGGATCAAGGAATTCGATCCGCGCTTCAACGTCCGCTACCGCGACGACAAGTCGTATCCGGTACTCGCCGTGACCCTGAACGAGGAGTATCCGCGGCTGTTCGTGTATCGCGGTCCGCGGCGCAAGGGGGTGCGCTACTTCGGCCCGTACTCGCACGCGTGGGCCATTCGGGAAACGCTCGATCTGCTGACCCGGGTGTTTCCGGCACGTACCTGCTCCAATGGAGTCTTCAAGCGCCACAAGCAGATTGATCGGCCCTGTCTACTGGGATACATCGACAAGTGTTCGGCGCCCTGCATCGGCCGGGTGAGTGCCGAGGAGCACCGCGAGATCGTCCTGGATTTCTGCGATTTCCTCTCGGGCAAGACCGACCGCCTGGCCCGCGACATGGAACGCGAGATGAACCAGGCAGCCCAGGAACTGAACTTCGAGCGGGCCGCGCGGCTGCGCGACAACATCTCGGCGCTGCAGCGAGCGCTGGAGCGGCAGACCGTGGTGTTCGGCGACGGCACCGACGCGGATGTGGTGGCCTTCGCGGACGACGAGCTGGAGGCGGCTGTGCAGGTATTCCATGTGCGCGGCGGCCGGGTGCGTGGTCAACGCGGCTGGATCGTCGAAAAAACGGGAGACCCAGGCGATTCCGATCTCCAGGGGCTGGTTGAGCAGTTCCTCACGCAGTTCTATGGCGATCAGGCCGACCTCGCCCATGCTGTCGGCGCGGATACCGGGGTGGTGCCGGTGCCGCGTGAGGTGCTGGTGCCGGTGCTGCCGCGGGACGCTGAGGGCATGACCTCGTGGCTGACCGGCTTGCGCGGCTCGCGGGTATCGCTGCGGGTCCCGCAGCGCGGTGACAAGAAGGCACTGGCAGAGACGGTCGAGCGCAACGCGAAAGAAGCATTGGCGCAGCACAAGCTCAAGCGGGCCGGGGACCTCACCACGAGATCGGCCGCATTGCAAGAACTTCAGGACGCACTCGGGCTGGAGCAGGCTCCGCTGCGTATCGAGTGCATCGATATCAGCCACGTTCAGGGCACCGATGTGGTGGCGTCGCTGGTGGTCTTCGAGGATGGATTGTCCCGCCGTTCGGACTATCGCCACTACAGCATCAAAGAGGCGGCCGGGGACGGTCGCTCCGATGACGTCGCCTCCATCGCGGAGGTCACCAGGCGCCGGTTCGCCCGGCATGTGCAAGATCAGCAGGCCGTGACCGAGTATGCGGCAGAAGGACATTCACGCAAGTTCGCGTATCCGCCCAACCTCTTCGTGGTCGATGGTGGCGCCCCCCAGGTCAACGCCGCCGCCGCCGAACTGAGCGAGCTGGGCGTCACCGACGTCGCGGTGATCGGTCTGGCGAAGCGGCTCGAGGAGGTGTGGGTGCCCGGAGAGGTGGACCCTGTGATCCTCCCGCGAACCAGTGAGGCGCTGTACCTGCTTCAGCGCGTGCGCGACGAGGCACACCGGTTCGCGATCACCTTCCACCGCAGCAAGCGGTCCCGGCGGATGACAGCCTCTGTGCTCGACGGCATTCCCGGCTTGGGGGAGACGCGCCGGGCCGCGCTCGTCTCGCATTTCGGTTCGGTGGCCCAGCTCAAGAAGGCCAGCGTGGAGGAGATCACCGCGGTCCCGGGTATCGGTGCGGCCACCGCGGTAGCGGTGCGCGAAGCCCTCGCGGGAACTGACAGTTCGGCCCCGACTTCCGGTGCAACCGAAGCGGCACTGCCCGCCATGGTCGAAAATGGAGTCGATGACACTCCATCCCTCTAG
- a CDS encoding molybdate ABC transporter substrate-binding protein — MFGGALQTAQRSASLTVALTMALSVAACGSAPPPAPTTRPGDAGEIGGSAVPMALRVSVDQPMRAAFSELAKRFQIDHPGTQIQLTFKSSPQLVDELGQDPAPDVLVVQDVDMSKAAQAGRVSDPAAFASNRLVIVTPPGNPNHVAAFADVTRPGTRLAVCAPVLACGAATERVASSLYVQLGPAQTQDTANAVVDAVAEGRADVGLTYSSYAHGDDSRVTTLSFPGDAVSVQRYSIAVTATSQNQNRAKQLVESVRGGDGHRFIATFGFGAP; from the coding sequence GTGTTCGGAGGCGCGCTTCAGACAGCGCAGCGATCAGCATCCCTCACCGTGGCGCTGACGATGGCGCTGAGCGTCGCGGCATGCGGTTCGGCGCCGCCTCCCGCACCAACCACACGTCCTGGTGATGCCGGCGAGATCGGCGGTTCCGCCGTCCCGATGGCCCTGCGCGTATCCGTTGATCAGCCGATGCGCGCCGCGTTCAGTGAGCTGGCTAAACGATTCCAAATCGATCATCCGGGCACCCAGATTCAGCTGACGTTCAAGAGCTCACCGCAGCTGGTCGACGAGCTGGGGCAGGACCCCGCCCCGGATGTGCTTGTGGTGCAAGACGTGGACATGAGCAAGGCGGCACAGGCGGGACGGGTGAGCGATCCGGCGGCGTTCGCCTCCAACAGGCTGGTGATTGTCACGCCACCGGGCAATCCGAACCACGTAGCCGCCTTCGCCGATGTCACCCGGCCCGGGACACGGCTTGCCGTGTGCGCGCCGGTGCTCGCCTGTGGTGCGGCCACGGAGCGCGTCGCCTCATCGCTCTATGTTCAGCTCGGCCCTGCTCAGACGCAGGACACCGCCAATGCGGTGGTGGATGCGGTGGCCGAAGGTAGGGCAGACGTAGGGCTCACATACTCCTCGTACGCCCATGGCGACGATTCGCGGGTGACGACGTTGAGCTTTCCCGGTGACGCGGTATCGGTTCAGCGGTACTCGATCGCCGTCACCGCCACCTCGCAGAATCAGAACCGGGCCAAGCAATTGGTCGAGTCGGTGCGCGGTGGCGATGGCCACCGATTCATCGCGACCTTCGGTTTTGGTGCGCCGTGA
- a CDS encoding gamma-glutamyltransferase family protein has translation MRALTRALAIASITLLASAGCTSGVTRRPGGTAESCGITANGIPVTKTGAAQATTERDISTNPEVATGYRTGMTAVRTASYAVATANPLATQAACKVLRDGGSAADALIAAQAVLGLVEPQSSGIGGGGFLVYYDAASGAVQTYDGREVAPAAANENYLRWIDDTNRTAPKPDTRSSGRSIGVPGILRMLHDAHAEHGTLPWRDLFTPAVQLADDGFEISPRLGAAIADSAAGLALDPDADMYFLNTDGSAKVAGTKLTNPAYAKTLGAIATNGPDAFYKGDIAAAIVAAAADTSAGRTPSVMTTADLSGYTAKKRPALCTTYRDHEICGMPAPSSGGIAVAATLGILQNFPMASFRPTDIDLDGGKPTVDGVHYIAEAERLAYADRDKYVADTDFVALPGNSADTLVNATYLAGRAKLISGEKTMGSAKPGEFNIPASAAVSTPEHGTSQVTVVDARGNAASLTTTVESAFGSFHMVDGFFLNNQLTDFSAEPVGKDGLPVANRLQPGKRPRSSMAPTLVFERTESGKRGALLLAVGSPGGAVIIQFVVKTLVGILDWGLDPQQAVSLVDFGANNSPKTKVGGEHPAINARNGGADDPLVQGLRARGHTVDVADQSSGLSALVRRGTGWIGGADPRREGLVMGDTG, from the coding sequence GTGAGAGCCCTGACCAGAGCGCTAGCCATCGCCTCAATCACCCTCCTGGCCTCTGCGGGCTGCACCAGCGGCGTGACGCGCAGGCCGGGCGGCACGGCGGAATCGTGCGGAATCACCGCCAACGGTATCCCTGTCACGAAAACCGGTGCCGCGCAGGCCACTACCGAACGAGACATCTCCACCAACCCCGAAGTGGCAACGGGCTACCGAACCGGGATGACTGCCGTACGCACCGCCAGTTACGCAGTCGCCACCGCCAATCCGCTGGCCACCCAGGCCGCATGCAAGGTGCTGCGTGACGGCGGTTCGGCCGCCGACGCCCTGATCGCGGCGCAAGCAGTACTCGGGCTGGTTGAACCGCAATCCTCGGGGATCGGGGGTGGCGGATTCCTCGTCTACTACGACGCCGCCAGCGGCGCCGTGCAGACCTATGACGGGCGAGAGGTCGCCCCCGCCGCCGCGAACGAGAACTATCTGCGTTGGATCGACGATACCAACCGGACCGCGCCCAAGCCCGATACGCGATCATCGGGCCGCTCGATCGGCGTGCCCGGGATCCTGCGTATGCTGCACGACGCGCACGCCGAGCACGGCACCCTGCCGTGGCGCGACTTGTTCACTCCGGCAGTCCAGTTGGCTGATGATGGCTTTGAGATCAGCCCACGGCTGGGCGCCGCGATCGCCGATTCGGCTGCCGGCCTCGCCCTGGACCCCGACGCCGACATGTATTTTCTCAACACCGACGGATCGGCCAAGGTCGCGGGAACCAAACTCACCAACCCGGCATACGCCAAAACTCTTGGCGCCATTGCCACCAACGGGCCCGATGCCTTCTACAAAGGTGACATCGCCGCAGCCATCGTCGCCGCCGCTGCCGACACCTCGGCGGGGCGTACTCCGAGTGTGATGACCACCGCCGACCTGTCGGGGTACACCGCCAAGAAACGGCCGGCGCTGTGCACCACCTACCGCGACCACGAAATCTGCGGCATGCCCGCACCATCCTCGGGAGGCATCGCGGTCGCCGCGACATTGGGCATCCTGCAGAACTTCCCGATGGCGTCCTTCCGTCCCACCGATATCGATCTCGACGGCGGCAAGCCGACCGTTGATGGGGTGCACTACATCGCCGAGGCAGAACGGCTCGCGTACGCCGACCGCGACAAGTACGTCGCCGATACCGATTTCGTCGCTCTTCCCGGTAATTCAGCCGATACGCTGGTCAACGCGACGTATCTGGCCGGTCGCGCCAAGTTGATCTCCGGCGAGAAGACAATGGGTAGCGCCAAGCCCGGCGAATTCAACATACCGGCATCCGCGGCGGTGTCGACCCCCGAACATGGCACCAGTCAGGTGACCGTCGTCGACGCCCGGGGCAATGCGGCATCGCTCACCACGACAGTGGAATCCGCGTTCGGCTCGTTCCACATGGTGGACGGTTTCTTCCTCAACAACCAGCTCACCGACTTCTCCGCCGAGCCGGTGGGCAAAGATGGGCTGCCCGTCGCCAATCGCCTGCAGCCGGGCAAGCGGCCGCGTAGTTCGATGGCACCCACCCTGGTGTTCGAACGTACGGAGTCCGGCAAGCGCGGTGCGCTGCTGCTGGCGGTCGGCTCACCGGGCGGTGCGGTGATCATCCAGTTTGTCGTGAAAACCCTTGTCGGAATTCTCGATTGGGGACTCGATCCGCAGCAGGCGGTTTCCCTGGTGGATTTCGGCGCCAACAACTCCCCCAAAACCAAAGTCGGCGGCGAGCACCCCGCTATCAACGCCCGCAATGGTGGCGCCGACGATCCCCTGGTTCAGGGGCTGCGCGCACGTGGTCACACCGTCGACGTCGCCGATCAGTCCAGTGGCCTGTCCGCGCTGGTACGCCGGGGAACCGGTTGGATCGGCGGCGCGGACCCCCGCCGCGAGGGTCTGGTCATGGGCGACACCGGATAG
- the eutC gene encoding ethanolamine ammonia-lyase subunit EutC: protein MTAGDVARQRFWRELKLNTQARIGLDRAGNALHTRDVLDLAASHAIARDAVHVPLEVERLAVEVEGIGLGAPAVVTSQVSSRAEYLRRPDLGRLPADLGAVPRTPADIGFVLADGLSPTALMRHGVPLLSELALRLGEAHTLAAPVIATQARVALGDHIAAQGRYRTLIVIIGERPGLSVVDSLGIYLTHLPSPGCTDADRNCISNIHPPDGLSYREAAHIAASLVSGALQLGRSGVMLKDTSRVSGIEDAGQAALG from the coding sequence ATGACTGCGGGTGACGTTGCCCGCCAAAGATTTTGGAGAGAGCTGAAGCTGAACACGCAGGCCAGGATCGGCCTGGACAGGGCCGGTAACGCGTTGCATACCCGCGACGTACTGGACCTCGCGGCATCCCATGCGATCGCCCGGGACGCTGTGCACGTGCCACTGGAAGTGGAGCGCCTTGCCGTCGAGGTCGAAGGCATCGGCCTGGGGGCGCCCGCCGTGGTGACCAGTCAGGTGAGTTCCCGAGCCGAGTACTTGCGCAGACCCGATCTCGGCCGGTTGCCCGCTGACCTGGGCGCGGTTCCGCGTACGCCCGCCGACATCGGATTCGTGCTCGCCGATGGTCTGTCACCCACCGCCCTGATGCGCCACGGTGTTCCGCTCCTGAGCGAACTCGCTCTGCGGCTTGGTGAGGCGCACACGCTGGCCGCGCCGGTGATCGCGACGCAGGCCCGGGTGGCGTTGGGCGATCACATCGCCGCACAGGGCAGGTACCGGACGCTGATCGTCATCATCGGTGAGCGGCCCGGGCTTAGCGTTGTGGACAGCCTGGGTATCTATCTGACCCATCTGCCCAGCCCCGGTTGCACTGACGCCGACCGCAATTGCATCTCGAATATCCACCCACCCGATGGGCTCAGCTATCGGGAGGCCGCACATATCGCGGCCAGTCTGGTCAGTGGTGCTCTTCAGCTGGGTCGCTCCGGGGTGATGCTGAAGGACACGTCGCGTGTGTCCGGAATCGAGGACGCGGGACAGGCCGCGCTGGGCTGA
- a CDS encoding ethanolamine ammonia-lyase subunit EutB, protein MKYRQQVAGVSYGFDGLVDVMAKATPLRSGDELAGCAAASDAERAAAAWVLADLPLDTFLNEAVVPYETDEVTRLIIDSHDRQAYAAISHLTVGGFRDWLLESASRDDGAQRIAEICAGVTPEMAAAVSKIMRNQDLVAVGAAMEVSAAFRTTVGGKGTLATRLQPNHPTDDPRGVAAAVLDGLLLGCGDAVIGINPATDSPEATADLLHLLDSIRSRYDIPTQSCVLSHITTTIGLIERGAPVDLTFQSIAGTEGANSAFGVDIALLREGRDATRALRRGTVGDNVMYLETGQGSALSSRAHLGTGGKPVDQQTLETRAYAVARDLDPFLVNTVVGFIGPEYLYDGKQIVRAGLEDHFCGKLLGLPMGVDVCYTNHAEADQNDMDTLLILLAAAGVAFVITVPGADDVMLGYQSLSFHDVLQARRTLGLRPAPEFEQWLQAIGMVDDDGRLTPFDVTSSPLRALTMSGAR, encoded by the coding sequence GTGAAGTACCGCCAGCAGGTAGCCGGGGTGAGTTACGGCTTCGACGGACTTGTCGACGTGATGGCCAAGGCGACGCCACTGCGTTCGGGCGACGAGCTGGCCGGCTGCGCGGCGGCCTCGGATGCCGAACGGGCCGCCGCCGCCTGGGTTCTCGCAGATCTGCCGCTCGACACATTTCTCAACGAAGCGGTGGTGCCGTACGAAACCGACGAGGTGACGCGGCTGATCATCGACAGCCACGACCGGCAGGCCTACGCCGCCATCTCGCACCTTACGGTCGGTGGATTTCGGGACTGGTTGTTGGAGAGCGCTTCCCGCGACGACGGTGCACAGCGGATCGCCGAGATCTGCGCGGGGGTCACCCCGGAGATGGCGGCGGCGGTGAGCAAGATCATGCGCAATCAAGATTTGGTGGCAGTGGGTGCCGCCATGGAGGTCAGCGCGGCTTTTCGAACCACCGTCGGCGGCAAGGGCACACTGGCCACCCGTCTGCAACCGAACCACCCCACCGACGATCCTCGCGGTGTCGCCGCGGCTGTGCTCGATGGATTGTTGTTGGGCTGCGGTGATGCTGTCATCGGCATCAACCCCGCGACCGATTCACCGGAGGCCACCGCGGATCTGCTGCATCTGCTGGACTCCATCAGATCGCGCTACGACATCCCGACACAGTCGTGCGTTCTCTCGCACATCACCACGACGATCGGACTGATCGAGCGGGGCGCGCCGGTGGATCTGACGTTCCAATCGATCGCCGGGACCGAGGGCGCCAATTCCGCTTTCGGCGTGGATATCGCGCTGCTGCGCGAGGGCCGCGACGCCACCCGGGCGCTGCGCCGGGGCACCGTCGGCGACAACGTCATGTACCTGGAGACCGGCCAGGGATCGGCGTTGAGTTCGCGCGCTCACCTGGGTACCGGCGGTAAACCCGTGGACCAGCAGACCCTGGAGACGCGCGCCTACGCGGTGGCACGCGATCTTGACCCGTTCCTGGTCAACACCGTGGTCGGCTTCATCGGACCCGAATATCTCTACGACGGCAAGCAGATTGTGCGGGCCGGATTGGAAGATCACTTCTGCGGCAAGCTACTTGGCCTGCCGATGGGCGTTGACGTCTGCTACACCAATCACGCCGAAGCCGACCAGAACGACATGGACACACTGCTGATCCTGCTTGCCGCGGCAGGGGTGGCATTCGTCATCACCGTTCCCGGCGCCGACGACGTCATGCTGGGCTACCAGAGTTTGTCGTTTCACGATGTCCTACAGGCGCGCCGGACGTTGGGGCTGCGCCCGGCGCCGGAGTTCGAGCAGTGGTTGCAGGCCATCGGCATGGTCGACGACGACGGTAGGCTCACTCCCTTCGACGTGACGAGTTCGCCGCTGCGTGCGCTGACCATGTCGGGTGCCCGATGA
- the eat gene encoding ethanolamine permease — protein sequence MATTKHGLVEEHLESADYLRKRQLRSGSAGWLLLAGLGVSYVVSGDYSGWNFGLGQGGFGGLAIATVVIAGMYLALVLGMAELSSALPTAGGGYTFARRALGPWGGFATGTAILIEYSIAPAAIATFIGAYVQSLGLFGITNGWWVYLAAYALFIGIHLSGVGEALKVMFVITAIALVGLLIFAIAAAAHFDVHNLTNIAVDEGAAGASSILPHGYLGIWAAIPFAIWFFLAVEGVPLAAEETANPERNVPRGIIAAIAVLLVTCATALILTTGAGGAEQMSDSGNPLVAALGQGTAAKLVNYIGLAGLIASFFSIIYAYSRQLFALSRAGYLPTVLSVTNSRKAPTLALIVPGVIGFALSLTGHGDLLLNMAVFGAALSYVLMMVSHIILRMREPNMPRPYRTPGGTLTTGFALVVAVLAVIATFLVNPIAAGLCLAVFAAFMLYFALYSRHRLVANSPDEEFAMLAEAESELT from the coding sequence ATGGCGACCACCAAGCACGGCCTTGTCGAGGAGCATCTCGAGAGCGCGGACTATCTGCGTAAGCGCCAACTCAGATCGGGGAGCGCGGGCTGGCTGCTGCTGGCCGGCCTCGGCGTGAGTTATGTGGTATCCGGGGACTACTCGGGCTGGAACTTCGGACTGGGCCAGGGCGGGTTCGGTGGGTTGGCAATCGCCACCGTGGTGATTGCCGGCATGTACCTGGCGCTGGTATTGGGTATGGCGGAACTGTCCTCGGCGTTGCCGACCGCGGGCGGTGGCTATACGTTCGCGCGCCGCGCGCTCGGCCCCTGGGGTGGATTCGCAACGGGTACCGCCATTCTCATTGAATACTCGATCGCACCGGCCGCCATTGCCACCTTCATCGGTGCCTATGTGCAGTCCTTGGGGCTGTTCGGCATCACCAATGGATGGTGGGTGTACCTGGCCGCGTACGCCTTGTTCATCGGTATCCACCTGTCCGGGGTCGGCGAGGCACTGAAGGTGATGTTCGTCATCACTGCGATCGCGTTGGTAGGCCTGCTGATCTTCGCGATCGCCGCGGCGGCTCATTTCGATGTGCACAACCTCACCAACATCGCGGTGGACGAGGGCGCGGCCGGGGCTTCCAGCATCCTGCCGCACGGGTACCTGGGTATCTGGGCTGCCATTCCCTTCGCCATCTGGTTCTTCCTGGCGGTCGAGGGTGTGCCGTTGGCTGCCGAGGAGACGGCCAACCCGGAACGCAATGTGCCGCGCGGCATTATCGCGGCCATCGCGGTGCTGCTGGTCACCTGTGCGACGGCGCTGATTCTGACGACGGGAGCCGGTGGCGCGGAACAGATGTCGGATTCGGGTAATCCACTGGTTGCGGCACTCGGCCAGGGCACCGCGGCCAAGCTGGTCAATTACATCGGCCTGGCGGGGCTCATCGCGAGCTTCTTCTCGATCATCTACGCCTACTCTCGGCAGCTGTTCGCGCTGTCCCGGGCCGGTTATCTGCCCACAGTTCTCTCGGTGACCAACTCCCGCAAGGCCCCGACGCTGGCCCTGATCGTCCCGGGCGTCATCGGATTCGCGTTGTCGCTGACCGGACACGGCGACCTGCTGTTGAACATGGCGGTCTTCGGCGCGGCCCTGAGCTACGTGCTAATGATGGTCAGCCACATCATCTTGCGGATGCGTGAGCCCAATATGCCCCGGCCCTATCGCACCCCGGGCGGAACGCTCACCACTGGCTTTGCGCTCGTCGTCGCGGTACTGGCGGTCATCGCGACATTTCTGGTCAACCCGATAGCGGCCGGTCTGTGCCTGGCGGTGTTCGCGGCCTTCATGCTGTACTTCGCGCTCTATAGCCGCCATCGCCTGGTGGCGAACTCCCCGGACGAGGAATTCGCGATGTTGGCGGAGGCGGAAAGCGAGCTGACGTGA
- the exaC gene encoding acetaldehyde dehydrogenase ExaC: MTVYARPGAQGSLMTFASRYENFIGGQWVPPAQGRYFENRTPVTGEVFCEIPRSCEADVEKALDAAHAASAGWAKLSPADRALILNRVADRMETHLESIAVAESWDNGKPIRETLNADIPLAIDHFRYFAGVLRAQEGSLSQIDEDTVAYHFHEPLGVVGQIIPWNFPLLMASWKLAPALAAGNTVVLKPAEQTPASILYLFSLIGELLPPGVVNIVNGFGVEAGKPLASSNRIAKIAFTGETSTGRLIMQYASQNLIPVTLELGGKSPNLFFSDVMAGSDDFQDKALEGFTMFAFNQGEVCTCPSRSLIQADIFDDFLELAAIRTKAIRQGDPLDTETMMGAQASHEQLEKILSYIDIGRSEGARLVTGGDRADLGGDLAGGFYVTPTVFAGNNSMRIFQEEIFGPVLAVTSFADYDEAIAIANDTPYGLGAGVWSRNGNIAYRAGRDIKAGRVWTNCYHQYPAHAAFGGYKRSGIGRENHKMMLDHYQQTKNLLVSYSSKAQGFF; encoded by the coding sequence GTGACTGTTTACGCCCGCCCGGGTGCGCAGGGATCGCTGATGACATTCGCGTCCCGCTATGAGAATTTCATTGGCGGGCAATGGGTCCCACCAGCGCAGGGGCGATACTTCGAGAACCGCACTCCGGTCACGGGGGAGGTCTTCTGCGAGATCCCGCGATCGTGTGAAGCCGATGTCGAGAAGGCGCTCGATGCCGCGCACGCCGCCTCGGCGGGCTGGGCCAAACTATCGCCCGCCGATCGGGCGCTCATCCTCAACCGCGTCGCCGACCGCATGGAGACCCATCTGGAGTCCATCGCGGTGGCCGAGTCGTGGGACAACGGAAAGCCGATCCGGGAGACCCTCAACGCCGACATCCCGCTGGCAATCGACCACTTCCGGTACTTCGCGGGTGTCCTGCGCGCGCAAGAGGGTTCGCTATCGCAGATCGACGAGGACACCGTCGCCTATCACTTCCACGAGCCTCTCGGCGTGGTCGGGCAGATCATCCCGTGGAACTTTCCGCTGTTGATGGCGAGCTGGAAGCTGGCGCCGGCGCTGGCCGCCGGGAACACCGTGGTGCTCAAGCCCGCCGAACAGACCCCCGCATCCATCCTTTACCTGTTCTCCCTCATCGGCGAGCTGCTGCCACCGGGCGTGGTGAACATCGTCAACGGATTCGGGGTCGAGGCGGGCAAGCCGCTGGCCTCCAGCAATCGGATCGCGAAGATCGCGTTCACCGGGGAGACCAGCACCGGCCGCTTGATCATGCAGTACGCCAGCCAAAACCTGATTCCGGTCACCCTGGAACTCGGCGGCAAGAGCCCCAACTTGTTCTTCTCCGACGTGATGGCCGGCAGTGACGACTTCCAGGACAAGGCCCTGGAAGGGTTCACGATGTTCGCGTTCAATCAGGGCGAGGTGTGCACCTGCCCCTCGCGCAGCCTGATCCAGGCGGACATCTTCGACGATTTCCTGGAGCTGGCCGCTATCCGCACCAAGGCGATCCGTCAGGGCGATCCGCTGGATACCGAGACCATGATGGGTGCCCAGGCATCTCATGAGCAGCTCGAAAAGATCCTGTCCTACATCGACATCGGTAGGTCCGAAGGGGCGCGGCTGGTCACCGGCGGTGACCGCGCCGATCTGGGTGGAGACCTCGCCGGCGGGTTTTACGTCACGCCGACGGTGTTCGCGGGCAACAACTCGATGCGGATCTTCCAAGAGGAGATCTTCGGGCCGGTGCTGGCCGTCACCTCCTTCGCCGACTATGACGAGGCCATCGCTATCGCCAACGACACCCCGTACGGGCTGGGCGCAGGCGTGTGGAGCCGTAACGGCAATATCGCCTACCGCGCCGGACGCGATATCAAGGCAGGCCGGGTGTGGACCAACTGTTATCACCAGTACCCCGCACACGCGGCATTCGGCGGGTACAAGCGGTCCGGTATCGGCCGTGAGAACCACAAGATGATGCTCGACCACTACCAGCAGACCAAGAACCTGCTGGTGTCCTACAGCTCCAAGGCGCAGGGCTTCTTCTGA